One window of the Azospirillum sp. TSH100 genome contains the following:
- a CDS encoding MarC family protein codes for MSDYISNLVVFFVVVDPPGLVPLFIALTRGFDDRHKRIIALRGTAIAFVVLVFFAYFGKVVLQTLSIEMPAFRIAGGALLFWIAFEMLFAKRSERKERATGEAMTDEDAHDVAVFPLAVPLIAGPGAITSILLLMDRVGTTAAGQVSVLGAAATVIGGVTLILLGADRVGRLLGRTVIHTVSRVLGIVLAALAAQTVISGITAVYPPH; via the coding sequence TTGTCGGACTACATCAGCAATCTCGTCGTCTTTTTCGTCGTCGTCGATCCGCCGGGGCTGGTGCCGCTGTTCATCGCGCTGACCCGCGGCTTCGATGACCGGCACAAGCGGATCATCGCGCTGCGCGGCACCGCCATCGCCTTCGTGGTGCTGGTCTTCTTCGCCTATTTCGGCAAGGTCGTGCTGCAGACCCTGTCGATCGAGATGCCGGCCTTCCGCATCGCCGGCGGGGCTCTGCTGTTCTGGATCGCCTTCGAGATGCTGTTCGCCAAGCGCTCCGAACGCAAGGAGCGCGCGACCGGCGAGGCGATGACCGACGAGGATGCCCACGACGTCGCCGTCTTCCCGCTGGCGGTGCCGCTGATCGCCGGGCCGGGCGCCATCACCTCCATCCTGCTGCTGATGGACCGTGTCGGCACCACGGCTGCCGGACAGGTCAGCGTCCTGGGTGCTGCGGCGACGGTGATCGGCGGGGTGACGCTGATCCTGCTGGGCGCCGACCGGGTCGGGCGGCTGCTCGGCCGCACGGTGATCCATACGGTCAGCCGGGTGCTCGGCATCGTGCTGGCGGCGCTGGCGGCGCAGACGGTGATTTCGGGCATCACCGCCGTCTATCCGCCCCACTGA
- a CDS encoding cytochrome ubiquinol oxidase subunit I has protein sequence MELDPLILSRIQFAFTISFHILFPSFTVGLACWIALLEALWVGTGKGIYRSLSEFWTRIFALSFGLGVVSGIVMSYQFGTNWSRWSDTVGNVLGPLIQYEVVTAFFLEAAFLGILLFGRDRVPRGIHLMAACLVALGTLLSSFWILSANSWMHTPAGFEIKDGRYFVTDWWQVVFNPSFPYRLTHMVTAMFLTTSFVVAGISAFYLLKRRHADHAKLGLSMALGLITVLAPLQIFLGDQHGLNTLEHQPAKIAAMEGNWEGGPRAPLVLFAIPDVKAETNHLEIGIPALSSLILTHDLDGTVPGLKQFPADERPDPRIIFWTFRLMVGIGLLMLTVAAVHLVLRFRGRLYNSDWFHRILVGCMPIGFVAILAGWFTTEIGRQPYVVYGHLRTADAVTPSLTVEAALISLLSFIVAYAIIYGAGTYYLIRLLRTGPTHHHDAQQPPEAQRAKRPLSAADPSIESAE, from the coding sequence ATGGAGCTCGATCCCCTGATTCTGTCGCGAATTCAGTTCGCGTTCACGATCTCCTTCCACATCCTTTTTCCCAGCTTCACGGTTGGACTTGCCTGCTGGATCGCGCTGCTCGAGGCGCTGTGGGTGGGCACCGGCAAGGGCATCTACCGCAGCCTGTCGGAATTCTGGACGCGCATCTTCGCGCTGTCCTTCGGGCTGGGCGTCGTCTCCGGCATCGTCATGTCCTACCAGTTCGGCACCAACTGGAGCCGCTGGTCCGACACCGTGGGCAATGTGCTGGGGCCGCTGATCCAGTACGAGGTGGTGACCGCCTTCTTCCTGGAGGCGGCCTTTCTCGGCATCCTGCTGTTCGGGCGCGACCGGGTGCCGCGCGGCATCCACCTGATGGCGGCCTGTCTGGTGGCGCTGGGCACGCTGCTGTCGTCCTTCTGGATCCTGTCGGCCAACAGCTGGATGCACACCCCGGCCGGCTTCGAGATCAAGGACGGCCGCTATTTCGTCACCGACTGGTGGCAGGTGGTGTTCAACCCGTCCTTCCCCTATCGCCTGACCCACATGGTGACGGCGATGTTCCTGACCACCAGCTTCGTCGTCGCCGGCATCAGCGCCTTCTACCTGCTGAAGCGCCGGCATGCCGACCATGCCAAGCTGGGGTTGAGCATGGCGCTTGGCCTCATCACCGTGCTGGCGCCCTTGCAGATCTTCCTCGGCGACCAGCATGGCCTGAACACGCTGGAGCACCAGCCGGCCAAGATCGCCGCCATGGAGGGGAATTGGGAGGGCGGCCCGCGCGCCCCGCTGGTGCTGTTCGCCATCCCCGACGTGAAGGCGGAGACCAACCATCTGGAGATCGGCATCCCCGCCCTCTCCAGCCTGATCCTGACCCACGACCTCGATGGCACGGTGCCCGGCCTGAAGCAGTTCCCGGCCGACGAGCGCCCCGACCCGCGCATCATCTTCTGGACCTTCCGCCTGATGGTCGGCATCGGCCTGCTCATGCTGACGGTCGCTGCGGTGCATCTGGTGCTGCGCTTCCGCGGCCGGCTCTACAACAGCGACTGGTTCCACCGCATCCTGGTCGGCTGCATGCCGATCGGCTTCGTCGCCATCCTGGCCGGCTGGTTCACCACCGAGATCGGGCGCCAGCCCTATGTGGTCTACGGCCATCTCCGCACCGCCGACGCGGTGACCCCGTCGCTGACGGTGGAGGCGGCGCTGATCTCGCTGCTCTCCTTCATCGTCGCCTACGCCATCATCTACGGTGCCGGGACCTATTACCTGATCCGCCTGCTGCGCACCGGCCCGACGCACCACCATGACGCCCAGCAGCCGCCGGAGGCGCAGAGGGCCAAACGGCCGCTGTCGGCCGCCGATCCTTCCATCGAATCCGCGGAGTAA
- the scpA gene encoding methylmalonyl-CoA mutase: protein MTEFPKKTLADWDKLAAKDLGADGDISKLVWKTPEGLDVKALYTAADLEGLELDTLPGFPPFTRGPRATMYAVKPWTIRQYAGFSTAEESNAFYKANLKAGQMGLSVAFDLATHRGYDSDHPRVVGDVGKAGVAIDSVEDMKILFQDIPLDKMSVSMTMNGAVLPILAGYIVAAEEQGVSQDKLSGTIQNDILKEFMVRNTYIYPPEPSMRIIADIIEYTSQHMPKFNSISISGYHMQEAGATAVQELAFTIADGLEYVRAAMSKGLPVDKFAPRLSFFFSIGMNFFMEIAKLRAARLLWSSLMQEKFQPKDARSLALRTHCQTSGVSLTEQDPYNNVIRTTVEAMAAVLGGTQSLHTNAFDEALGLPTKFSARIARNTQLIVAEETGVTKVVDPLGGSYYIEHLTHSLANAALELIGRVEEMGGMTKAVESGMPKLLIEEAAARRQAAIDRGEEVIVGVNKYRPENPEGVDVLDIDNTAVREAQIARLKQIRASRDEAKCQEALAALTKAATEKTGNLLALAVEATRARATVGEISDALEKAFTRHVAVIRSVSGVYGSAYEGDEGFKRIQEEVASFAAEEGRRPRILVVKMGQDGHDRGAKVIATSFADIGFDVDIGPLFQTPDEAARQAVENDVHVIGVSSQAAGHKTLVPQLIEELRKQGAGDILVVCGGVIPPQDYDFLYKAGAAAIYGPGTNIPKAASDILGILRKQKTAA, encoded by the coding sequence ATGACCGAGTTCCCGAAGAAGACCCTTGCCGATTGGGACAAGCTGGCCGCCAAGGATCTCGGCGCCGACGGCGACATCTCCAAGCTGGTCTGGAAGACCCCGGAAGGGCTGGACGTCAAGGCGCTCTACACCGCCGCCGATCTGGAAGGGCTGGAGCTGGACACGCTGCCCGGCTTCCCGCCCTTCACCCGCGGCCCGCGCGCCACGATGTACGCGGTGAAGCCCTGGACCATCCGGCAATATGCCGGCTTCTCCACCGCCGAGGAATCGAACGCCTTCTACAAGGCCAACCTGAAGGCCGGCCAGATGGGCCTGTCGGTGGCCTTCGACCTCGCCACCCACCGCGGCTACGACAGCGACCATCCCCGCGTCGTCGGCGACGTCGGCAAGGCCGGCGTGGCCATCGATAGCGTCGAGGACATGAAGATCCTGTTCCAGGACATCCCGCTCGACAAGATGTCGGTGTCGATGACGATGAACGGCGCCGTGCTGCCGATCCTCGCCGGCTACATCGTCGCGGCGGAGGAGCAGGGTGTTTCCCAGGACAAGCTGAGCGGCACCATCCAGAACGACATCCTCAAGGAGTTCATGGTCCGCAACACCTACATCTACCCGCCCGAACCCTCGATGCGGATCATCGCCGACATCATCGAGTACACCTCCCAGCACATGCCGAAGTTCAACTCGATCTCGATCTCCGGCTACCACATGCAAGAGGCGGGCGCCACGGCGGTGCAGGAACTGGCCTTCACCATCGCCGACGGCCTCGAATATGTCCGCGCCGCGATGTCCAAGGGTCTGCCGGTCGACAAGTTCGCGCCGCGCCTGTCCTTCTTCTTCTCCATCGGCATGAATTTCTTCATGGAGATCGCCAAGCTGCGCGCCGCGCGCCTGCTGTGGTCGTCCCTGATGCAGGAGAAGTTCCAGCCCAAGGACGCGCGCTCGCTGGCGCTGCGCACCCATTGCCAGACCTCGGGCGTCAGCCTGACCGAGCAGGACCCCTACAACAACGTCATCCGCACCACCGTCGAGGCGATGGCGGCGGTGCTGGGCGGCACCCAGTCGCTGCACACCAACGCCTTCGACGAGGCGCTCGGCCTGCCGACCAAGTTCTCCGCCCGCATCGCCCGCAACACCCAGCTGATCGTCGCCGAGGAGACCGGCGTCACCAAGGTGGTCGATCCGCTCGGCGGCTCCTACTACATCGAGCATCTGACCCACAGCCTCGCCAACGCCGCCCTTGAGCTGATCGGCCGCGTCGAGGAGATGGGCGGCATGACCAAGGCGGTCGAGAGCGGCATGCCCAAGCTGCTGATCGAGGAGGCCGCCGCCCGCCGCCAGGCCGCCATCGACCGTGGCGAGGAGGTGATTGTCGGCGTCAACAAGTACCGTCCGGAGAACCCCGAGGGGGTGGACGTGCTGGACATCGACAACACCGCCGTCCGCGAGGCGCAGATCGCCCGGCTGAAGCAGATCCGCGCCAGCCGCGACGAGGCGAAATGCCAGGAGGCGTTGGCGGCGCTGACCAAGGCCGCGACCGAGAAGACCGGCAACCTGCTGGCCCTGGCGGTCGAGGCCACCCGCGCCCGCGCCACTGTCGGCGAGATCTCCGACGCGCTGGAGAAGGCCTTCACCCGGCATGTCGCGGTCATCCGCTCGGTCTCGGGCGTCTACGGCTCGGCCTATGAAGGTGACGAGGGCTTCAAGCGCATTCAGGAGGAGGTGGCGTCCTTCGCCGCCGAGGAAGGCCGCCGGCCGCGCATCCTGGTGGTGAAGATGGGCCAGGACGGCCACGACCGCGGCGCCAAGGTGATCGCCACCAGCTTCGCCGACATCGGCTTCGACGTCGACATCGGCCCGCTGTTCCAGACCCCGGACGAGGCGGCGCGGCAGGCGGTGGAGAATGACGTCCACGTCATCGGCGTGTCGTCCCAGGCCGCCGGCCACAAGACGCTGGTGCCGCAGCTGATCGAGGAGCTGCGCAAGCAGGGCGCCGGCGACATCCTGGTGGTGTGCGGCGGCGTGATCCCGCCGCAGGATTACGACTTCCTCTACAAGGCGGGGGCCGCGGCCATCTACGGTCCGGGCACCAACATCCCGAAGGCGGCGTCCGACATCCTGGGCATCCTGCGCAAGCAGAAGACGGCGGCGTGA
- a CDS encoding acetyl/propionyl/methylcrotonyl-CoA carboxylase subunit alpha has protein sequence MFEKILIANRGEIACRVIRTARRMGIKTVAVYSDADKNALHVEMADEAIHIGAAPSAQSYLLVDRIVDACKRTGAQAVHPGYGFLSEKREFQEALAAAGIAFIGPDAHAIQAMGDKIESKKLAKAAGVSTVPGYLGVIADDSEAVTIARDIGYPVMIKASAGGGGKGMRVAWNDEEAREGFRSAQNEARSSFADDRVFVEKYIQQPRHIEIQVLADGQGTCLYLGERECSIQRRHQKVIEEAPSPFLDAATRKAMGEQAVALANAVQYKSAGTVEFIVDADRNFYFLEMNTRLQVEHPVTELITGLDLVEQMIRVAYGEKLSITQDDVKLTGWAVEARVYAEDPFRNFLPSTGRLTHYRPPAADPHVRVDTGVYEGGEISMYYDPMIAKLCTWGSTRDAAIAGMREALDQYYIRGVSHNIPFLASLMANQRFVDGRLTTNFIAEEYPTGFHASDLPPEDPAVLIAVAAVIHRSLNDRDIQISGKMAGNKVTVRDDWVVVLDGTQHPVHLQPAEGGPQRIGYTVDIGGKHHTVWSDWRIGEPLFRGTVNGTPVCVQIDRVGVGYRLHHSGSQAVVKVLTPKAAKLDALMPVKAPPDMSKFLLSPMPGLLVSLAVSEGQEVKAGEVLAVVEAMKMENILRAAQDGTVAKIHAAPGSSLAVDQKIVEFA, from the coding sequence ATGTTCGAGAAGATCCTCATCGCCAACCGTGGCGAGATCGCCTGCCGCGTCATCCGCACGGCACGCCGCATGGGCATCAAGACCGTCGCGGTCTATTCCGACGCCGACAAGAACGCGCTCCATGTCGAGATGGCCGACGAGGCCATCCATATCGGTGCCGCCCCGTCGGCCCAGAGCTATCTGCTGGTCGACCGCATCGTCGACGCCTGCAAGCGGACCGGCGCCCAGGCGGTTCATCCCGGCTACGGCTTCCTGTCGGAAAAGCGCGAGTTCCAGGAGGCGCTCGCCGCCGCCGGCATCGCCTTCATCGGCCCGGACGCCCACGCCATCCAGGCGATGGGCGACAAGATCGAGTCCAAGAAGCTGGCGAAGGCCGCCGGCGTGTCGACCGTCCCCGGCTATCTCGGCGTCATCGCCGACGACAGCGAGGCGGTGACCATCGCCCGCGACATCGGCTATCCGGTGATGATCAAGGCGTCGGCCGGCGGCGGCGGCAAGGGTATGCGCGTGGCCTGGAACGACGAGGAGGCCCGCGAGGGCTTCCGCTCGGCCCAGAACGAGGCGCGCTCCAGCTTCGCCGACGACCGCGTCTTCGTCGAGAAGTACATCCAGCAGCCGCGCCACATCGAAATCCAGGTTCTGGCCGACGGGCAGGGCACCTGCCTGTATCTGGGCGAGCGTGAATGCTCGATCCAGCGCCGCCACCAGAAGGTCATCGAAGAGGCGCCGAGCCCGTTCCTCGACGCCGCCACCCGCAAGGCGATGGGCGAGCAGGCCGTCGCGCTTGCCAACGCGGTGCAATACAAGTCGGCCGGCACGGTCGAGTTCATCGTCGATGCCGACCGCAACTTCTACTTCCTGGAGATGAACACCCGTCTCCAGGTCGAACATCCGGTCACCGAGCTCATCACCGGCCTCGACCTCGTCGAGCAGATGATCCGCGTCGCCTACGGCGAGAAGCTGTCGATCACCCAGGACGATGTGAAGCTGACCGGCTGGGCCGTCGAGGCGCGCGTCTATGCGGAGGATCCCTTCCGCAATTTCCTGCCCTCCACCGGCCGCCTGACCCATTACCGGCCGCCGGCCGCCGATCCGCATGTCCGCGTCGACACCGGCGTCTATGAGGGCGGCGAGATCTCGATGTATTACGATCCGATGATCGCCAAGCTCTGCACCTGGGGATCGACGCGCGACGCGGCGATCGCCGGCATGCGCGAGGCGCTGGACCAGTATTACATCCGCGGCGTCAGCCACAACATCCCGTTCCTGGCCTCGCTGATGGCGAACCAGCGCTTCGTCGACGGGCGGCTGACCACCAACTTCATCGCCGAGGAATATCCGACCGGTTTCCACGCCTCGGACCTGCCGCCGGAAGACCCGGCGGTGCTGATCGCGGTGGCGGCGGTGATCCACCGCAGCCTGAACGACCGCGACATCCAGATCTCCGGCAAGATGGCCGGCAACAAGGTGACGGTGCGCGACGATTGGGTGGTGGTGCTTGACGGCACCCAGCATCCGGTGCACCTGCAACCGGCGGAGGGCGGCCCGCAGCGCATCGGCTACACCGTCGACATCGGCGGCAAGCACCACACGGTGTGGAGCGACTGGCGGATCGGCGAGCCGCTGTTCCGCGGCACGGTCAACGGCACGCCTGTCTGCGTCCAGATCGACCGCGTCGGCGTCGGCTACCGCCTGCACCACAGCGGCTCGCAGGCGGTCGTCAAGGTGCTGACGCCGAAGGCGGCGAAGCTGGACGCGCTGATGCCGGTCAAGGCGCCGCCGGACATGTCGAAGTTCCTGCTGTCGCCGATGCCGGGCCTGCTGGTGTCGCTGGCGGTGTCGGAAGGCCAGGAGGTCAAGGCCGGCGAGGTGCTGGCCGTGGTCGAGGCGATGAAGATGGAGAACATCCTGCGCGCTGCGCAGGACGGAACGGTCGCGAAAATCCACGCAGCCCCGGGCAGCAGCCTGGCGGTCGATCAGAAGATCGTGGAATTCGCGTAA
- a CDS encoding DUF2161 domain-containing phosphodiesterase has product MTVAAETDLYAPVKSFLEAQGYDVKAEIHGCDLVATRGAEPPVIVELKKRFTLDLVLQGVDRLAVSDSVYLAVPQPGRKATGPSPLDSDVKKLCRRLGLGLLMVDPGLAEGRQVTVLLDPVPYTPRKDRKRTQRLLGEHARRVGDPNRGGSTRVAIVTAYRQDALRIARLLRGGPLTVAALRKAGAPKDVGAMLLRNVYGWFERVGRGTYALTPAGVQGVEEFAHALAEA; this is encoded by the coding sequence ATGACCGTCGCCGCCGAAACCGACCTCTACGCGCCCGTGAAGTCCTTCCTCGAAGCCCAGGGCTATGACGTGAAGGCGGAGATCCATGGCTGCGATCTCGTCGCCACGCGCGGGGCCGAGCCGCCGGTGATCGTCGAGCTGAAAAAGCGCTTCACCCTCGACCTCGTGCTCCAGGGGGTGGACCGGCTGGCGGTCAGCGACAGCGTCTATCTCGCCGTGCCGCAGCCGGGGCGCAAGGCGACCGGGCCGTCTCCCCTCGACAGCGATGTGAAGAAGCTCTGCCGGCGGCTCGGGCTCGGCCTGCTGATGGTCGATCCGGGGCTGGCCGAGGGACGGCAGGTCACGGTGCTGCTCGACCCCGTCCCCTACACCCCGCGCAAGGACAGGAAGCGCACGCAACGGCTGCTGGGCGAGCATGCCCGCCGGGTCGGTGATCCCAACCGCGGCGGCTCCACCCGCGTCGCCATCGTCACCGCCTATCGCCAGGATGCGCTGCGCATCGCCCGCCTGCTGCGCGGTGGGCCGCTGACCGTCGCCGCCCTGCGCAAGGCGGGGGCGCCGAAGGATGTCGGGGCGATGCTGCTGCGCAACGTCTATGGCTGGTTCGAGCGGGTCGGGCGCGGCACCTACGCGCTGACCCCGGCGGGGGTGCAGGGGGTCGAGGAGTTCGCCCATGCCCTGGCGGAGGCGTGA
- a CDS encoding acyl-CoA carboxylase subunit beta — MQDILAKLESKRAAARLGGGEKRIAGQHAKGKLTARERIELFLDEGSFEEFDMFVEHRCIDFGMENQKVPGDGVVTGHGTVNGRLVFVFSQDFTVFGGALSEAHAEKICKIMDQALKVGAPVIGLNDSGGARIQEGVASLGGYAEVFQRNVDASGVIPQISLIMGPCAGGAVYSPAMTDFIFMVKDSSYMFVTGPDVVKTVTHEVVTAEELGGAVTHSTKSGVADLAFENDVEALLQLRRFIDFLPSSNREKAPARPCADPLDREDFSLDTLVPENPNKPYDMKELILKIVDEGDFFELQPEYAKNIIIGFARMNGSTVGIVANQPMVLAGCLDIDSSKKAARFVRFCDAFEIPILTLVDVPGFMPGTSQEYGGIIKHGAKLLYAYAEATVPKVTVITRKAYGGAYDVMSSKHLRGDVNYAWPSAEIAVMGAKGAVEIIFRGDIGDAEKIEARTEEYKQKFANPFVAASRGYIDDVIMPHGTRRRITKALSMLKNKQLQNPWRKHDNIPL; from the coding sequence ATGCAAGACATTCTGGCCAAGTTGGAGTCCAAGCGCGCCGCGGCGCGGCTGGGCGGCGGTGAGAAGCGCATCGCCGGCCAGCACGCCAAAGGCAAGCTGACCGCGCGCGAGCGGATCGAGCTGTTCCTCGACGAAGGGTCGTTCGAGGAGTTCGACATGTTCGTCGAACATCGCTGCATCGACTTCGGCATGGAAAACCAGAAGGTTCCGGGCGACGGCGTCGTGACCGGCCACGGCACCGTCAACGGCCGCCTCGTCTTCGTCTTCAGCCAGGACTTCACGGTCTTCGGCGGTGCGCTGTCGGAAGCGCATGCCGAGAAGATCTGCAAGATCATGGACCAGGCGCTGAAGGTCGGCGCCCCGGTCATCGGCCTGAACGACAGCGGCGGCGCCCGCATCCAGGAGGGTGTGGCCTCGCTGGGCGGCTATGCCGAGGTGTTCCAGCGCAACGTCGACGCGTCGGGCGTCATCCCGCAGATTTCCCTCATCATGGGGCCGTGCGCCGGCGGTGCTGTGTACTCGCCGGCGATGACCGACTTCATCTTCATGGTGAAGGACAGCTCCTACATGTTCGTCACCGGTCCCGACGTGGTGAAGACCGTCACCCACGAGGTCGTGACCGCCGAGGAGCTGGGCGGCGCCGTCACCCACTCCACCAAGTCGGGCGTGGCCGATCTGGCCTTCGAGAACGATGTCGAGGCGCTGCTGCAACTGCGCCGCTTCATCGATTTCCTGCCCTCCTCCAACCGGGAGAAGGCGCCGGCCCGCCCCTGCGCCGATCCGCTCGACCGCGAGGACTTCTCGCTCGACACGCTGGTTCCGGAGAACCCGAACAAGCCCTACGACATGAAGGAGCTGATCCTCAAGATCGTCGACGAGGGCGACTTCTTCGAGCTCCAGCCGGAATACGCCAAGAACATCATCATCGGCTTCGCCCGGATGAACGGCTCCACGGTCGGCATCGTCGCCAACCAGCCGATGGTCCTGGCCGGTTGCCTGGACATCGACAGCTCGAAGAAGGCGGCGCGCTTCGTCCGCTTCTGCGACGCCTTTGAAATCCCGATCCTGACCCTGGTCGACGTCCCCGGCTTCATGCCCGGCACCAGCCAGGAATATGGCGGCATCATCAAGCACGGCGCCAAGCTGCTGTACGCGTACGCCGAGGCCACCGTGCCGAAGGTGACGGTCATCACCCGCAAGGCGTACGGTGGCGCGTACGACGTGATGTCGTCCAAGCATCTGCGCGGCGACGTCAACTATGCCTGGCCGTCGGCTGAAATCGCGGTGATGGGCGCCAAGGGTGCCGTGGAGATCATCTTCCGCGGCGACATCGGCGACGCCGAGAAGATCGAGGCGCGTACGGAAGAGTACAAGCAGAAATTCGCCAATCCCTTCGTCGCCGCGTCGCGCGGTTACATCGACGACGTCATCATGCCGCACGGAACCCGCCGCCGCATCACGAAGGCGCTGTCCATGCTGAAGAACAAGCAGCTCCAGAACCCCTGGCGCAAGCACGACAACATTCCGCTGTGA
- a CDS encoding type II toxin-antitoxin system CcdA family antitoxin, with protein MTEAEKQRWTEENREAFKAYDELVDKCGLFGNGKRLF; from the coding sequence ATGACCGAAGCCGAGAAGCAACGCTGGACTGAGGAAAACCGTGAAGCCTTCAAGGCTTACGATGAGTTGGTCGACAAATGCGGCCTCTTCGGTAACGGTAAGCGCCTGTTCTAA
- the cydB gene encoding cytochrome d ubiquinol oxidase subunit II: protein MQEIAEGSLLTLIWVGIVGFAVFMYVLMDGFDLGIGILYPFAPTEEDRDTMMNTVAPVWDFNETWLVLGGAGLFAAFPIAYAVVLPAMYLPLLVMLIALIFRGVAFEFRFKARAGRHWWNRSFFLGSLLATFAQGVVLGSFIQGIPVYERQFVGGMLHWLSPFSLFCGAALVVGYALLGATWLIWRTIGPLQDWCFRMARRLMLVVLAGVAVVSLWTPFLLPQIAERWFSLPNLFFLSPVPIVTAVLAVALWRAIDNGREVAPFVLSMALFALSYLGLAISLWPHLIPPGVTVWEAAAPPKTQVFLLVGMAFLIPAILGYTAYSYWIFRGKVTGAFGYH from the coding sequence ATGCAGGAAATTGCGGAAGGAAGCCTGCTGACCCTGATCTGGGTCGGGATCGTCGGCTTCGCGGTGTTCATGTATGTGCTGATGGACGGCTTCGACCTCGGCATCGGCATCCTCTATCCCTTCGCCCCGACGGAGGAGGACCGCGACACCATGATGAACACGGTGGCGCCGGTCTGGGACTTCAACGAGACCTGGCTGGTGCTGGGCGGAGCGGGGCTGTTCGCCGCCTTTCCCATCGCCTATGCCGTGGTGCTGCCGGCGATGTATCTGCCGCTGCTGGTCATGCTGATCGCCCTGATCTTCCGCGGCGTGGCCTTCGAGTTCCGCTTCAAGGCGCGGGCTGGCCGGCATTGGTGGAACCGCTCCTTCTTCCTCGGCTCGCTGCTGGCGACCTTCGCGCAGGGTGTCGTGCTCGGCTCCTTCATCCAGGGCATTCCGGTGTACGAGCGGCAGTTCGTCGGCGGCATGCTGCACTGGCTGTCGCCCTTCAGCCTGTTCTGCGGGGCGGCTCTGGTGGTCGGCTATGCACTCCTGGGTGCGACCTGGCTGATCTGGCGGACCATCGGGCCGTTGCAGGACTGGTGCTTCCGCATGGCGCGGCGGCTGATGCTGGTGGTGCTGGCCGGCGTGGCGGTGGTCAGCCTGTGGACGCCGTTCCTGCTGCCGCAGATCGCCGAGCGCTGGTTCTCCCTGCCCAATCTGTTCTTCCTGTCGCCGGTGCCGATCGTCACGGCGGTGCTGGCCGTCGCCCTGTGGCGTGCCATCGACAACGGCCGGGAGGTGGCGCCCTTCGTGCTGTCGATGGCACTGTTCGCCCTCTCCTACCTCGGCCTCGCCATCAGCCTGTGGCCCCACCTGATCCCGCCCGGCGTCACTGTGTGGGAGGCGGCGGCCCCGCCCAAGACCCAGGTCTTCCTGCTGGTCGGCATGGCCTTCCTGATCCCGGCGATCTTGGGCTACACCGCCTATTCCTACTGGATCTTCCGCGGAAAGGTGACGGGCGCCTTCGGTTACCATTGA